The Candidatus Methylomirabilota bacterium genome has a window encoding:
- the purN gene encoding phosphoribosylglycinamide formyltransferase, protein MPERLRIGVLASGRGSNFEAIVKAVEAGRIPAAVAVLVSDRAAAPVLEIARAHGIEALFVDPKQYPSREAHEKAMMAALDERGVGLVCHAGYMRILGAAYVEHFRGRALNIHPSLLPAFPGLHAQRQALEHGAKVTGATVHFTEEGVDTGPIVLQAAVPIEAGDTEETLSQRILAVEHRIFPEAVRLFAEGRLVIDGRRVQIRERA, encoded by the coding sequence ATGCCTGAGCGGCTGCGTATCGGCGTGCTCGCCTCGGGCCGCGGCTCGAATTTCGAGGCCATCGTGAAGGCGGTGGAGGCGGGGCGCATCCCGGCGGCGGTGGCGGTGCTCGTGTCGGACCGGGCGGCCGCTCCCGTTCTCGAGATCGCCCGCGCCCACGGCATCGAGGCGCTCTTCGTGGATCCCAAGCAGTACCCGAGCCGCGAGGCCCATGAGAAGGCCATGATGGCGGCCCTCGACGAGCGCGGGGTCGGTCTGGTCTGCCACGCCGGCTACATGCGGATTCTCGGCGCCGCCTACGTCGAGCATTTTCGCGGGCGAGCGCTCAATATCCACCCCTCGCTGCTCCCCGCCTTCCCGGGACTTCATGCCCAGCGCCAGGCCCTCGAGCATGGGGCCAAGGTGACGGGCGCCACCGTGCATTTCACGGAGGAAGGGGTGGACACGGGCCCCATCGTGCTCCAGGCGGCCGTGCCGATCGAGGCCGGCGATACCGAAGAGACGCTCTCGCAGCGGATCCTGGCCGTCGAGCATCGCATCTTCCCCGAGGCCGTGCGCCTGTTCGCCGAAGGGCGCCTGGTGATCGACGGCCGGCGGGTCCAGATCAGGGAGAGGGCATGA